The following coding sequences lie in one Arachis stenosperma cultivar V10309 chromosome 5, arast.V10309.gnm1.PFL2, whole genome shotgun sequence genomic window:
- the LOC130982440 gene encoding uncharacterized protein LOC130982440, translating to MASKLHVRSNSLPNGSHPCSSRVQEQLNNLRNFEATCTSESVAKGLSMLEDVYFSLDNLLNVGSTQKAISDHQSEKCFQEILDGSIKVLDVCGIARDTVMQIKENVQSLHSSLRRRKGDSCIEKCIAEYNSSSKKMRKNVNKLITSLKHLQSKYGILNQHQDLSILSEVIAISMCVFQCLLSFLGGPSKSKASKWMNKLMQKGEVNSESGNELQLVDAALNTLLNEGAKGCQIQASNEQLEALEISIESIESGLENLFRRMIKTRTSLLNILSQ from the coding sequence atgGCAAGCAAATTGCATGTTCGATCAAACAGTTTGCCAAATGGATCTCATCCATGCTCCTCAAGGGTGCAAGAGCAGTTGAACAACCTCAGGAACTTTGAAGCAACCTGCACATCTGAGTCGGTCGCCAAAGGCTTGTCCATGTTGGAAGATGTATACTTCTCCTTGGACAATCTTCTCAATGTTGGTTCAACCCAGAAGGCTATTTCTGATCATCAAAGTGAGAAATGCTTCCAAGAGATCTTGGATGGCTCAATCAAAGTCTTGGATGTGTGTGGCATTGCAAGGGACACTGTCATGCAGATCAAGGAGAATGTACAATCCCTTCATTCATCTcttagaagaagaaagggagacTCATGCATTGAAAAGTGCATAGCCGAATACAATTCCTCCTCAAAGAAGATGAGGAAGAATGTCAACAAGTTGATCACATCTTTGAAGCACCTACAAAGCAAATATGGAATCTTAAATCAGCATCAAGATCTTAGCATTCTAAGCGAAGTGATAGCAATAAGCATGTGTGTCTTCCAATGTCTGCTATCATTCTTGGGTGGTCCTTCAAAGTCAAAGGCAAGCAAATGGATGAACAAGTTGATGCAAAAGGGAGAAGTGAACTCAGAGAGTGGCAATGAATTGCAATTGGTGGATGCAGCTTTGAACACCCTCTTAAATGAAGGTGCTAAAGGCTGCCAGATTCAAGCTTCCAATGAACAATTAGAGGCTTTGGAGATTTCTATTGAAAGCATTGAGAGTGgtttggagaacttatttaggCGCATGATTAAGACTAGAACATCCCTTTTGAACATATTATCCCAATAG
- the LOC130980293 gene encoding uncharacterized protein LOC130980293: METKFHIRSNSLPNGSHPSYTKVQEELNKLRTYEATSASTSESISTGLSLLQDLYVSLDDLLNAASTQKVISHHQGDKCFEEILDGSIKVLDICGITRDTVMQIKENVQSLHSALRRRKADSTIGSSIAEYNLLTKEIKKNVKKLNTSLKQSQFGAFPLLTEGQDAANVISVLREVIEMNMSVFQSLLSFLAGPLSKSKAAKWMNKWMHKEEVNSQNSNELQCVDAALRTMLNEGSNMKIAHERLEALENAITSLENDLENLFRHLIKTRVSLLNIMAQ; the protein is encoded by the coding sequence ATGGAAACCAAATTTCACATTCGGTCAAACAGTTTGCCAAATGGATCTCATCCAAGCTACACAAAGGTTCAAGAGGAGCTCAACAAGCTCAGGACTTATGAAGCAACATCTGCTTCAACATCTGAGTCAATTAGCACTGGATTGTCCTTGCTTCAAGACTTATATGTTTCCTTGGATGATCTTCTCAATGCTGCTTCAACTCAAAAGGTTATCTCCCATCATCAAGGTGACAAATGCTTTGAAGAGATCTTGGATGGCTCAATCAAAGTCTTGGATATATGTGGAATCACAAGGGACACAGTTATGCAGATCAAGGAAAATGTACAATCCCTTCATTCTGCTCTCAGAAGGAGAAAGGCAGATTCAACTATTGGATCAAGCATAGCCGAATACAATTTGTTGACAAAGGAGATTAAGAAGAATGTCAAGAAGTTGAACACATCTTTGAAGCAGAGCCAATTTGGAGCATTCCCATTGTTGACTGAAGGTCAAGATGCTGCTAATGTGATTAGTGTTTTAAGAGAAGTCATTGAAATGAACATGTCTGTCTTCCAATCCCTACTTTCATTCTTGGCTGGTCCTCTTTCAAAGTCAAAGGCAGCTAAATGGATGAACAAATGGATGCATAAGGAAGAAGTGAACTCACAAAATTCCAATGAGTTGCAGTGTGTTGATGCTGCTTTAAGAACCATGCTAAATGAAGGTTCCAACATGAAGATAGCACATGAAAGATTGGAGGCTTTGGAGAATGCCATCACAAGCCTTGAGAATGATTTGGAGAACCTATTTAGGCATTTGATCAAAACAAGAGTCTCTCTTTTGAACATCATGGCTCAATAG
- the LOC130981757 gene encoding uncharacterized protein LOC130981757 — MASNLHVRSNSLPSASHPSSTRVQEELNKVKTCEATSTSASAFGLSLLENLYISLDDLLSVSSTQKAIFHHQGEEILDGSLRLLDICGITRDTVMQIKENVQSLHSALRRRKADSNIEKIVAEYNSFSKKMKKNIKKLITSLKQLESKFGASSLLNEEVISVVREVIVMNMSVFQSLLSFLAGPPSKLKATKWMNKLMHKGEVSSKNSNELQCVDEALNTILNEGANGSNMQVAHGRLDALEDAIESIEIALENLFRRLVKTRASLLNIMTQ; from the coding sequence atGGCAAGCAATCTTCATGTTCGTTCAAACAGTTTGCCATCTGCATCTCATCCATCCTCCACAAGGGTTCAAGAGGAGCTCAACAAGGTCAAGACTTGTGAAGCAACATCCACATCTGCATCTGCATTTGGATTGTCCTTGTTAGAAAATCTATACATTTCCTTGGACGATCTTCTCAGTGTTTCTTCCACCCAAAAGGCCATATTTCATCATCAAGGTGAAGAGATATTGGATGGCTCTTTGAGACTTTTGGATATATGTGGAATCACAAGGGACACAGTGATGCAGATCAAGGAAAATGTACAATCACTTCACTCTGCTCTCAGAAGGAGAAAGGCAGATTCAAATATTGAAAAGATTGTAGCAGAATACAATTCATTCtcaaagaagatgaagaaaaataTCAAGAAGTTGATCACATCTTTGAAGCAATTAGAAAGCAAGTTTGGTGCTTCCTCACTCCTGAATGAAGAAGTGATTAGTGTCGTAAGGGAAGTGATTGTGATGAACATGTCTGTCTTTCAATCCCTTCTCTCATTCTTGGCTGGTCCTCCTTCAAAATTAAAGGCAACTAAATGGATGAACAAGTTGATGCATAAGGGAGAAGTGAGCTCAAAGAATTCCAATGAGCTGCAGTGTGTTGATGAAGCATTGAACACCATTTTAAATGAAGGTGCTAATGGTTCCAACATGCAAGTAGCACATGGAAGATTGGATGCTCTGGAAGATGCCATTGAAAGCATTGAAATTGctttggagaacttatttaggCGCTTGGTAAAAACCAGAGCCTCTCTTTTAAACATTATGACTCAGTAG